Below is a window of Synchiropus splendidus isolate RoL2022-P1 chromosome 9, RoL_Sspl_1.0, whole genome shotgun sequence DNA.
CTTGTGAAATAAGTAGATATAAAAAGTAAGTTATGGTAATTAGCGTTATGTATTTCTTCAGTAGGACTTTCAGAAAATTGTTGATCCTCACTAGGAGAATGGGAGGAGAAAGGTCCCATATATAGACACCTGTTGAATGATGACCCTGTGTAAGTTAATTGCGAATGTGTTAACCTTGTTGTATTATTCACCTTTAAGGTAAAGTTGTCTCATGAGTTTGAATTTCTGCCAAAGATTGTTACGTCTTTCTTGACATTCATGAGTCAATTCTAAAATGTCAAATGTTCTTTTCATGTGATTAATTGTGTACCACAATCCTTAAATCTGTTCCTGTTAAAATATTTGTACTCTTTGTCACTCAGTCTTAAATTTGTtacctataaaaaaaaaaaaaaaagaaagaaatacattgCTCGGTATAACTTCATTCTAAATATAATGACTTTTGTTGACTGTTTCAATGGATAAACATGTGAAGATGACATTTGTTTCACAACTAATGATAAAATATAGCCACTGAAGAGCAAGTCATTTACTGTATATGTGAACTCCATCCAGCGTCTCAGCGCCCATGCTCTGTCTGGGTCACTGTGGTTCCAGGACACAGTGTGTAAGGGttgacgaggtttcatgaaacagtgacctgattttctgaggccaccagatggcacagtctgctgtaaaatgtttggacttcaacagctAATTGAACAAGCCAGTGGCCCTAACTAGCTCTAACTTTTGCTCGAATCCACAGCTGGCAGACGCATGCTTCCCAAAGCCACCAACAGTGTGGAGCAGTCAGCAGCTGGCCATGATGCTTCTCCACATGAGGAACTTGAATGAAAAGATGCACAAACATCACCTAACAGGTGAGTCAGGTGGTCATGTTGCGGCTAACAAGAATCAGTAACCAGGGGATCAGTGCAGTACTTTGCAGTACGGGGAGGTCGCTCCAAACTCCTGATTCATGATACATTGTCCtcagaggtcagtaggtggGACTCTTTAACATTGGCCCAACATAACAGCcattatttaaacaaaatttcattttaGAACAGATTCAATTGTGTGTAAAAACTCATTAATAGATGACAAATAAGTAGCAAAAAAATGTGGACAGAAATGTTAACTTTGCCAGAGAGATTAATTGACCCAACAGACAGAACTGCGATGTGCAGAAATTCTGATAAAACggtgtgaaaaaaaacacaatggcaTTTGgttatgtgcatgtgtgttcacATTTTTGGACTCACCTTGATAATCACATTTGAAGCCGAAATTTTCCCACACCGGAGCTGTGGCATTTAGCTTTCTAATCATCTTGTTTTCCTCTCTTTGTTTTGATGATGTGTTGCTCCGCACAAGTCTGGCTAACCTGTGGAGTCTGCACTGTGGTTTGGTTGCAAGATTGACCATGAGATGACAAGAGGCCTCACTTTTCTGTGTCACAAACATGAGATGCGTCTGATACGAGTGCAGAGTGAGCCATCCTGGCAGTTGAAGTGGCGGAGTTGGAGCTGCTAAATTTCTAATAGTGAATGTTTCCTCATACATTGACGATAACATGATTTTAGAGGAGTGAATGTCAtctattggcctctgaaaacaaacaatgtatcatgaagcctcatcatctcatctctcgTCACAAGTACGTTAAATATTCAAAGAATAATAACTCTAACGTTCAAATTTGTAGAATGTGAAATGGCACAGCCGAAGAACTGCACTGCTTTGGAGGTTCCCGAAAATGGAGGACTGGCTTGTGTAACAATTGCAATGAGACGCTTCTGTCGACCTCTTTGCCACCACGTAattatgtttatttcattttttcttcattttatctTCAATAACAAAGTAGATTTTACATAGCTTTTTATATCATGGTTCCTGCAGTCCATTTTCCTGCACCAGAGCAGCAATTATCTCAGCCTCACTTTTCCCCTCAGGGTTATGATTTTGCCTTCATCAAAGGGAGTCCGACGTATGTGGAATGTAGCGAACAGACACGCTTCCGGTGGAGCACACagtatgtgggaggaaacaaggTGGCCGTCTGTCACTGTGAGTCCTTTACTCTGGAAGAGCTTTTAATGTTTTGCTTCAATAATACTCACTTTCTCAGAAACCATTTTTGAGCAcataattttaataaataaaactctaGTCACTGAAGTCAAATTACACCATTGAAGGCGTTGAATGtcaaagaacttcaagcaaCCTGTACAGATATTCATCCCTTCTCAAACCGATTGATAAGGATCATGAATCAGTCAATTAACTTAATTTATCCACTTGAGGTCACCGCATTCTGTGACtaagatggaaaacaaaattCCGATAATCAGCGAGACGCATGTAACGATCATAGAGTATCTTTGTCGAACGCAGTCACTGCCGCCGAATGAGGTGCTTCAGGAGGAATGGTCTTGGGAGTCTGGCGGTCATAAAGGCAAATGGGGCTACGTATTCAAGTATGCGTCCTCTGAATAACGCCTGTACCAGCTGAACGCAGAAGAGGATCTGACCCCACTGACCAATCAAGCCGTGTTATCCTCCGGCGACTGGAATATTCTGCAGATGCCCATCACAAAGCTTCGAGCGGAAGAGAAAGAGACCAGTGAATTTGCTATCGCCCGGATGTGCAAAAACTCTGGATCAGGCCGCTGGTTCTACACAGCTACCCGTAGACTAACGGACCCGTCCTGCATCCATCCCACCACAGGGGAAAGAGGAGGTGGACGGTTGGATATCTGACCTGCTCCCGAAAGTGCTAAATACCATTGTATACCGTTTGTTGAGCCGCACTCTGGACTTTATGAAGATGACCCGATGAAAAATTATCACATGGTGtacaactttgtgaaaaaaTATCAGCATCTCACTGATAAAAGAGGAGTCTGCCCTTCTAAACAATACAACTGTTCTATGCTGGTTTTTAAAGAGCGTTACGAGTTtacgagttttttttttttttttttaacttcatggtAAACTGTACTTTCATGTCTGTGGACAAAAAAACCTGTATGCTTGAAATCCATTGAATAACTCAGCTTTATTgcttaaagacaaaaaaaaacatgatgtgtCTTTTTTCACATCGTCCATTGCAGTGATAACATCACAGGTTTTCGTTTCCTCTTGATCTGAGGCATCGTCTCTTCATCGCTGGCAAGAGGCACAGTAAGCCATCGTGGGGATAAGacaatttgtttttagttttttctCATAACGGGTGTTGTATTCTCTGTATCGCCGATGTGAGGCGTGATCTCGTAACTCCACCTCAGAGATAAAGAGATACagtgggttttgtttttctcttcaatgGTGTCAAAGT
It encodes the following:
- the si:ch1073-126c3.2 gene encoding uncharacterized protein si:ch1073-126c3.2 codes for the protein MDIRWTLLILFTLTGVSFTVSPDESGPQNCSSQLQLFNRMLADVELADACFPKPPTVWSSQQLAMMLLHMRNLNEKMHKHHLTECEMAQPKNCTALEVPENGGLACVTIAMRRFCRPLCHHGYDFAFIKGSPTYVECSEQTRFRWSTQYVGGNKVAVCHWSRLPPQTGNMYFPKSQNCLTTKQSSELTQNILEDLISEVKRQGIDGAAESACLLCG